The following proteins are encoded in a genomic region of Leptospira fainei serovar Hurstbridge str. BUT 6:
- a CDS encoding DEAD/DEAH box helicase yields the protein MESTLQLSLDFDSESPTGYRGDSCYLRNEIDLGIGKIESSEAGKLSIFFPKKGIRKSISETSSQLRIIGAYPTPFSQATGTPELLHLCLTAFELKLTHAYDKLSALSNSRTRLLPHQIESTYIVVNSLKPRFILADEVGLGKTIEAALVMKELIFRRGYKRVLIVAPSPLLVQWQQELKNKFNEDFEIVKRRNFVASGEKNWKNFKHVITSVDFIKNPKYAEEILKTKWDIVIFDEAHRLRRDYHKVTRAYLFAEKIARKCECLLLLTATPFRGKLEELYYLIHLVDSNLLGPYNTFVNDYVLGNKSDLKEKISKVLLRRRKVEVGGFTKRFAKTVKIELSPAERQFYDETTEYVRREYNLAMRTQNRAIGFVMIVFQKLLDSSVFALLSALSKRKFMLENRLHHLKSIESKLEEWDFDETEGVEDFVSDLDESAPNDLANLRRELLSLNRLILLGKKIKDDRKTQKLKETIAKLKKEGHPKFIIFTQFRSTQDFLAASLSDYKVTLFHGSLSADAKEEAILEFRKSSEILICTEAGGEGRNLQFANVLFNYDLPWSPLKIEQRIGRIHRFGQKDNVFIFNFASKDTVAERILEVLSNKIRLFEESIGNSDELLGAIEDELDFHSNFMRFVTGNKKLKEVEEEIDQRIKIAKKGFEKLGSLVTPKLIDFNLEDYYKTTLQERSYTNSHLEEFFVRYSKAFPEEASCRVQTEGPHLYKLDGEIYKGKKATFDSELALSNDSLEFLAFGHPLIDNAVLSFLKDRRGWKTGFYRSTGSSLYFVFMVEFRFSLERKEIFTVEVNRRSGNVSVLENLPEAVRESLIAGPEEFPVSDYETNFITACEALDQAMEDRKRELYEQTKDLFLKEEYKIRNSNQNTVRQLEEKLMRQEAAYKWEGKPEKKSAMNRTKNEIQKVKEDFEVELRKVRVGKDIRHRFELFQAYFPLSR from the coding sequence TTGGAGTCCACGCTACAGCTTAGCCTTGATTTTGATTCGGAATCACCTACCGGATACCGGGGCGACTCATGCTATCTTAGAAACGAGATCGATTTGGGAATCGGAAAGATAGAATCTTCCGAGGCGGGAAAATTATCCATTTTCTTTCCGAAGAAAGGAATTCGAAAATCGATTTCGGAAACTTCATCACAGCTACGGATTATCGGGGCCTATCCGACGCCGTTTTCCCAAGCGACGGGAACTCCCGAGCTTTTACATCTTTGTTTAACTGCCTTTGAATTAAAGCTTACTCATGCGTATGATAAGCTTTCCGCGCTTTCCAATTCTAGAACTAGATTACTTCCTCACCAAATCGAATCGACTTATATCGTTGTGAATTCTTTGAAGCCGCGCTTTATTCTGGCGGACGAAGTCGGTTTAGGTAAAACGATCGAGGCTGCGCTCGTTATGAAGGAGTTGATCTTTAGGCGCGGTTATAAACGGGTATTGATCGTAGCTCCTTCTCCATTATTAGTTCAGTGGCAACAGGAACTGAAGAATAAATTCAACGAAGATTTTGAAATCGTTAAAAGACGCAACTTTGTCGCTTCTGGAGAAAAAAATTGGAAGAATTTCAAGCATGTGATTACTTCCGTAGATTTTATTAAGAATCCCAAATATGCCGAAGAGATTTTAAAAACCAAGTGGGATATCGTAATTTTCGACGAGGCGCATAGACTGCGGCGAGATTATCATAAAGTCACCCGCGCTTACTTATTTGCCGAAAAAATAGCCCGCAAGTGTGAATGCTTACTTTTACTAACAGCGACTCCGTTTCGAGGAAAATTGGAAGAGCTGTACTATCTGATTCATCTTGTGGATTCCAATCTTTTAGGACCTTACAATACTTTCGTGAACGATTACGTATTGGGCAATAAGTCCGACTTAAAAGAAAAGATCTCTAAAGTTCTACTCAGAAGGAGAAAGGTCGAAGTCGGAGGTTTCACGAAGAGATTTGCAAAGACCGTTAAGATCGAACTTTCTCCTGCAGAAAGACAATTCTACGACGAAACGACCGAATACGTACGAAGAGAATATAATTTAGCGATGAGAACGCAAAACCGAGCCATCGGTTTTGTAATGATCGTCTTTCAAAAGCTGCTGGATTCCTCCGTTTTTGCGCTTCTCTCCGCACTTTCAAAACGAAAGTTCATGCTTGAGAACCGTTTGCATCATTTGAAATCGATCGAGAGCAAATTGGAGGAATGGGATTTTGACGAGACGGAAGGAGTTGAGGATTTCGTTTCCGATTTGGACGAATCCGCACCGAATGATCTAGCTAATCTCCGTCGCGAATTACTTTCGCTGAACCGTTTGATTCTTTTGGGGAAAAAAATCAAAGACGATCGAAAGACTCAAAAGCTAAAGGAAACGATCGCAAAGCTAAAGAAAGAAGGGCACCCGAAATTTATCATTTTTACCCAGTTTCGGAGTACGCAGGATTTTCTTGCCGCAAGCCTTTCCGATTATAAGGTTACTTTATTTCACGGATCGTTAAGCGCGGACGCAAAAGAGGAAGCGATTCTTGAATTTAGAAAATCCTCCGAAATTTTAATATGCACCGAAGCGGGAGGCGAAGGTCGAAATTTACAATTTGCGAATGTTTTATTTAACTACGATCTTCCTTGGAGTCCTTTAAAAATAGAACAACGAATCGGACGTATTCATCGTTTCGGCCAAAAGGATAACGTATTCATCTTCAATTTCGCCTCTAAGGACACCGTGGCCGAAAGAATATTGGAAGTGCTCTCGAATAAGATTCGATTGTTCGAAGAGTCGATCGGGAACTCTGACGAATTACTCGGCGCGATCGAGGATGAGCTGGATTTTCATTCCAATTTTATGCGCTTCGTGACGGGGAATAAGAAACTTAAAGAAGTCGAAGAGGAAATCGATCAAAGGATTAAAATCGCGAAGAAAGGCTTCGAGAAACTCGGTTCGCTGGTGACCCCGAAATTGATCGATTTTAATTTAGAGGATTATTACAAGACGACTCTGCAAGAACGATCATATACTAATTCGCACTTAGAGGAATTTTTTGTCCGTTATTCTAAGGCGTTTCCCGAGGAAGCTTCTTGTCGAGTCCAAACGGAAGGTCCACATTTGTATAAATTGGACGGCGAAATATATAAGGGTAAGAAAGCTACTTTTGATTCTGAATTAGCGCTTTCAAACGATAGTTTGGAATTTTTGGCATTCGGTCATCCGCTGATCGACAACGCCGTCCTCTCTTTTCTGAAAGACCGAAGGGGTTGGAAAACAGGATTCTACCGATCCACCGGAAGTTCACTGTACTTCGTATTTATGGTTGAGTTCAGATTTTCATTGGAAAGGAAGGAAATTTTCACGGTAGAAGTAAACCGTAGAAGCGGGAATGTGAGCGTTTTAGAAAATCTTCCGGAAGCGGTCCGCGAATCCTTGATCGCAGGTCCCGAAGAGTTTCCCGTTTCGGATTACGAGACAAACTTTATAACGGCCTGCGAAGCTTTGGACCAGGCGATGGAAGATCGTAAACGCGAACTGTATGAGCAAACGAAAGATCTCTTTCTAAAAGAAGAATATAAAATTCGAAACAGCAATCAAAATACCGTACGTCAATTGGAAGAGAAATTGATGCGACAGGAAGCCGCTTATAAATGGGAAGGAAAACCGGAAAAGAAATCGGCAATGAATCGGACGAAAAACGAGATTCAAAAAGTGAAAGAAGACTTTGAAGTTGAGCTAAGAAAGGTCCGAGTCGGGAAAGATATTCGTCATAGATTCGAATTGTTTCAGGCTTACTTTCCTTTATCACGATAA
- a CDS encoding 7-carboxy-7-deazaguanine synthase QueE codes for MKSVIHEIYLSVSGEGISTGLPTIFVRFAGCSLRCGMTGSKKLWCDTAYALSPNAGREMSVEEVVFEIRSLSAVSTQVLLTGGEPLEAGNGKFSKILANRLREERKSSGNFPRARVETNGAELIQDLPDMVFTLDYKLPGSGMEDRMRVENFEIIRDRNDPLDEIKFVVRDRQDFERTIDVVDRFQLEGNLLVSPVFKELSPELLVEWIKEIGKSNLRLSLQTHKYIWGDKRGV; via the coding sequence ATGAAATCCGTAATTCACGAAATCTATTTATCAGTTTCCGGAGAGGGCATATCTACGGGATTACCGACGATATTCGTGCGATTTGCAGGATGCTCCTTGCGATGCGGAATGACCGGTTCTAAAAAACTTTGGTGCGATACCGCATACGCACTGTCTCCAAATGCAGGACGGGAAATGAGCGTTGAAGAAGTGGTTTTCGAAATCCGAAGTCTTTCCGCTGTTTCCACTCAAGTACTTTTGACCGGTGGGGAACCTTTGGAGGCTGGGAACGGAAAGTTTTCTAAAATCCTAGCAAATCGATTGCGGGAAGAACGAAAATCTTCCGGGAATTTCCCGAGAGCAAGGGTGGAGACGAACGGAGCCGAATTGATTCAAGATCTGCCGGATATGGTTTTTACTTTAGATTATAAGCTCCCCGGATCCGGAATGGAAGATCGGATGCGGGTCGAAAACTTTGAAATCATTCGGGATAGAAATGATCCGTTGGATGAGATAAAATTCGTGGTTAGAGATCGGCAGGATTTTGAAAGAACCATCGATGTTGTGGATCGATTTCAATTGGAAGGAAACCTACTTGTGTCCCCCGTTTTTAAAGAGTTATCGCCCGAATTATTGGTGGAATGGATCAAGGAAATCGGTAAAAGCAATCTTCGTTTATCCTTGCAAACGCATAAATATATTTGGGGGGATAAGAGAGGGGTTTGA
- a CDS encoding hybrid sensor histidine kinase/response regulator: MLLEGKVRLAFTLLAGLMLAGFLLSFWTVRELEKTGNWIHHTYEVISKIDYVKSLSRDLRLSSPHLRPKSQKELLNIVADLETEAKLLQDLIHDNQLQVVQMGGLFVEIQNLKAQIKTVYNAQERGITQVEKILSQMRGEELLLLEERRAKRQSQIRMTFIVISILLLGTLSVILLSIQTIRKDIGEKKQMTDRLIQSETRLLSILDGLPSAFAMLDKEGRILFHNQVFAKKFLNPTYESFLDLNLLFGPEKTKYISRMLETSISGSVPVEYELDLPTQDSIRTFHCINLPLLGVENEVYAICALFTDITVRKNYEDDLKRAKEEAEKANQAKSDFLAMMSHEIRTPMNGVIGMTELLLDSDLAGDQREYAEIIQKSGESLLSIINDILDYSKIESGTLSLESKEFSILETAEETLDLFRSSAAEKGIDLICHIDPNVPEMIIGDKLRLRQVLINLFGNSLKFTEKGEVFLSAEVSKKDKSFYTIRFSVRDSGIGIPKEKQKQLFNPFYQADTSSTRKYGGTGLGLSISYRLIKMMGGRIWLESEINKGTTFSFEIQAESVEQKKQVTANINFPGLENRKILLIDDNATNLRILSHQLQTLGLMTFSSSSKEEALSLLELGILPELGILDYNLSGSNGVQIAQELRRKNFLFPLILLSSSVLDMKEREIADQLFLGQLNKPVKKKELEQIVTEILVTGTGKGKANRSASYLEKQKDLLQSTYPFEVLIAEDNEINLSLAKRIMQKLGYNPEVAINGKQVLNRLRERKFDVILMDVHMPEMDGIQATQVIRNTWPQNEQPYIIAMTAAAMQGDREICLRAGMNDYVSKPIVFEELIHALRKAGNSIFA, translated from the coding sequence ATGCTGTTGGAAGGGAAAGTTCGTTTGGCTTTTACCTTACTTGCGGGACTCATGCTCGCGGGATTTTTGCTATCATTTTGGACCGTCAGAGAACTGGAAAAAACCGGAAACTGGATCCATCATACATACGAAGTCATCAGTAAGATCGATTATGTTAAATCTCTCTCGAGGGATTTGCGTCTCTCATCTCCCCACCTTCGCCCCAAAAGTCAGAAAGAGCTTTTAAACATCGTCGCGGATCTTGAAACCGAAGCAAAGCTTTTGCAAGACCTCATCCACGATAACCAACTGCAGGTCGTCCAAATGGGCGGCCTTTTCGTGGAAATCCAGAATTTAAAAGCCCAAATCAAAACCGTTTATAACGCGCAAGAACGCGGAATCACACAAGTGGAAAAAATTCTTTCTCAGATGCGCGGCGAAGAATTGCTCCTTCTTGAAGAGAGACGCGCAAAAAGACAATCGCAGATTCGAATGACTTTCATCGTTATTTCTATTCTGCTTTTAGGAACCTTATCAGTCATCTTATTGAGCATTCAAACGATTCGTAAAGACATCGGTGAAAAAAAGCAGATGACCGATCGATTAATCCAAAGTGAGACTAGACTTCTCTCCATACTTGACGGACTTCCTTCGGCATTCGCAATGCTGGATAAGGAAGGGAGAATATTATTTCACAATCAGGTCTTTGCAAAAAAATTCCTCAACCCGACCTATGAAAGTTTTCTGGATTTGAATCTTCTCTTCGGACCCGAAAAAACGAAGTACATTTCGAGAATGCTCGAAACGTCTATCAGTGGATCGGTGCCGGTAGAATATGAATTGGATCTACCTACCCAAGATTCGATACGTACTTTTCATTGCATTAATTTGCCTCTATTAGGCGTTGAAAACGAAGTCTATGCTATCTGCGCTCTCTTCACTGATATCACCGTTCGGAAGAACTACGAGGACGATCTTAAAAGAGCCAAGGAAGAAGCTGAAAAAGCGAACCAAGCAAAATCGGATTTTTTAGCGATGATGAGTCATGAAATTAGAACACCGATGAACGGAGTAATCGGAATGACCGAACTCCTATTGGATTCCGATCTTGCGGGAGATCAGAGAGAATACGCTGAGATCATTCAAAAAAGCGGAGAAAGCCTTTTAAGCATCATCAATGATATTTTAGATTATTCGAAGATCGAATCCGGCACCCTGAGTTTGGAATCGAAAGAATTTTCGATTCTTGAAACTGCGGAGGAAACGTTGGATCTTTTTAGATCAAGCGCAGCGGAAAAAGGGATCGATTTGATATGTCATATAGATCCGAACGTCCCCGAAATGATAATCGGAGATAAGCTTAGGCTTAGACAAGTATTGATCAACTTATTCGGAAATTCGTTGAAGTTCACTGAAAAAGGGGAGGTTTTTTTATCCGCAGAAGTTTCTAAGAAAGATAAATCCTTCTATACTATTCGCTTTTCCGTTCGCGATTCGGGAATAGGAATCCCAAAAGAGAAACAAAAGCAACTTTTCAATCCCTTCTACCAAGCGGATACGAGCTCGACTAGAAAATACGGAGGAACCGGATTAGGTTTATCCATATCGTATCGTTTAATTAAGATGATGGGTGGACGGATTTGGCTGGAGAGTGAAATTAATAAAGGAACTACTTTTTCATTCGAAATACAAGCGGAAAGCGTCGAACAAAAAAAACAGGTTACGGCAAATATAAATTTTCCCGGATTAGAAAATCGCAAAATTCTATTAATCGACGATAATGCGACAAACCTTCGGATTCTTTCTCATCAGCTTCAAACATTGGGGCTTATGACCTTTTCCTCTTCTTCGAAAGAAGAAGCGTTATCCTTACTTGAATTGGGAATTCTGCCCGAGCTAGGAATACTCGATTACAATCTTTCCGGAAGTAACGGAGTTCAGATCGCACAAGAATTAAGACGTAAGAATTTCCTCTTTCCGTTGATCTTGCTTTCTTCTTCAGTATTGGATATGAAGGAAAGGGAAATCGCGGACCAACTTTTTCTAGGACAATTGAATAAGCCCGTTAAGAAGAAAGAGCTCGAACAAATCGTGACGGAAATTCTGGTCACTGGAACCGGAAAAGGAAAAGCGAATCGATCCGCCTCTTACTTGGAAAAGCAAAAGGATTTACTACAATCAACTTATCCGTTCGAAGTCTTGATAGCGGAAGACAACGAAATTAACCTGTCTCTAGCTAAGCGAATAATGCAAAAACTCGGTTATAATCCGGAAGTTGCGATCAATGGAAAACAGGTTTTAAATCGGCTTCGTGAAAGAAAATTCGACGTGATTTTAATGGATGTACACATGCCGGAAATGGACGGCATCCAAGCGACTCAGGTAATTCGAAATACCTGGCCGCAGAACGAACAGCCGTACATTATCGCAATGACGGCGGCTGCAATGCAAGGAGACCGAGAAATCTGCCTGCGAGCCGGCATGAACGATTATGTTTCAAAACCAATCGTTTTCGAGGAACTCATTCATGCCCTCCGAAAAGCGGGAAACTCAATCTTCGCCTGA
- a CDS encoding SUMF1/EgtB/PvdO family nonheme iron enzyme: protein MFSGTKLRNFSVIPVKSRHLLALLCCILFLPYQGNSQDGETVKTLDTRKTILWTGEILGVYRNKGKVKIRIERNSFFADREEEEIRAVLDMYKRFPLLRKPKLEEIGSFSIENVEIEFEKVGRKTKPVSVEMRGSFSLLPGNPERLVAAGILVGHYGEEKFYQDPAAFDATDVVRNRPKKILLHPKDGKEMVLVSSGYESGGKTLYEQMGYFLFGQGSEPSEDSYNPFFDSPRRDTLEELSSFYIDKHEVTNKEYYRFLKETGTPPPPHWENGFYPKGKDYHPVVNLTYREAELYAKWTGKRVPSEFQWEKAARGTGISWRLLKDESYEFVSNPRDYPFGNEYDPVLCNTKESGKKETVSVFELSTKGESPFGALGMCGNAPEWTSSPYLPYKAHRLSSVKFGKHLRVIRGGSFSSDKEEAKSYSRDFGGIPNLSTDRKAGIRLIMELKK, encoded by the coding sequence ATGTTTTCCGGAACGAAGCTGCGAAATTTCTCCGTTATACCTGTCAAAAGCCGTCATCTATTGGCTCTGCTTTGCTGCATTTTATTCCTGCCGTATCAAGGGAATTCACAAGACGGTGAAACCGTAAAAACTCTCGATACTCGAAAAACGATCCTTTGGACCGGAGAGATACTCGGAGTTTACCGTAACAAGGGCAAAGTTAAGATTCGAATCGAACGAAATTCTTTCTTTGCGGATCGTGAAGAGGAGGAAATTCGCGCAGTTCTAGATATGTATAAGCGATTTCCATTGCTCCGAAAACCGAAGCTCGAGGAAATCGGCTCTTTCTCGATCGAGAATGTAGAAATTGAATTCGAAAAAGTTGGCCGCAAAACAAAACCGGTATCCGTCGAAATGAGAGGATCCTTTTCGTTGCTTCCAGGAAACCCCGAGCGGCTCGTTGCCGCCGGGATTTTAGTAGGGCACTATGGAGAGGAAAAATTTTATCAAGATCCCGCGGCTTTCGATGCAACCGATGTCGTCAGAAATAGACCGAAAAAAATTCTCCTTCATCCTAAGGACGGCAAAGAAATGGTTCTCGTAAGTTCCGGATACGAGTCCGGCGGCAAGACTCTTTACGAACAAATGGGATATTTCCTTTTTGGCCAGGGTTCGGAACCTTCGGAAGACAGCTATAATCCTTTTTTCGATTCGCCCAGACGAGATACATTGGAGGAACTTTCCTCCTTTTATATAGACAAGCATGAAGTCACAAACAAAGAATATTATAGATTCCTAAAGGAAACAGGAACGCCTCCTCCACCGCATTGGGAAAACGGTTTTTATCCGAAAGGAAAAGACTATCACCCTGTAGTGAATCTTACTTACAGAGAAGCGGAGCTTTATGCAAAATGGACCGGTAAGAGGGTCCCAAGCGAATTTCAATGGGAAAAAGCGGCAAGGGGAACGGGAATTTCCTGGAGACTGCTTAAGGACGAGAGTTACGAATTCGTTTCTAACCCCCGAGATTATCCATTCGGTAACGAATACGACCCGGTACTTTGCAATACGAAAGAAAGCGGCAAAAAGGAAACCGTTTCCGTGTTCGAGCTATCTACAAAAGGAGAAAGTCCTTTCGGAGCCTTGGGAATGTGCGGTAATGCTCCTGAATGGACTAGTTCCCCTTATCTTCCCTATAAAGCCCACAGACTTTCGTCCGTAAAATTCGGTAAACATCTGAGAGTTATTCGAGGCGGTTCCTTCAGTTCGGATAAGGAAGAAGCAAAATCTTATTCGAGAGATTTTGGAGGGATTCCGAATCTTTCCACGGACCGAAAAGCGGGAATTCGCTTAATCATGGAGTTGAAGAAATAA
- a CDS encoding SDR family oxidoreductase, translated as MSSFFKDKVFLVTGASSGIGRSIAKELSNAGAVVGVIARRKDALKELKTSLPNSDQMIILPADVTSETELKKAVEEFRKRVKRIDGFVHNAGVSMRALASEADFKVFRNLIETNYYPLVLLYKLLENDLRQTDGHVVAVSSIQGKFATQYRSGYAASKHAIQAFMDSIRLENAESGVHVLTVSPGFVKTDISVKALSADGSPHGIMDEGQKRGMEPDAVAKIVLKGIEARKRDIFPAGFKEKFGLFLSRFAPKTLDKLLLKSRVT; from the coding sequence ATGAGTTCGTTTTTCAAAGATAAGGTTTTTCTCGTTACTGGTGCAAGTTCCGGTATTGGGAGATCGATTGCTAAAGAACTTTCAAATGCGGGAGCGGTCGTGGGTGTCATTGCGCGGCGTAAAGATGCTTTGAAAGAATTAAAAACTTCTCTTCCGAATTCCGATCAAATGATTATTCTTCCCGCAGACGTAACCTCGGAGACCGAACTGAAAAAAGCCGTGGAAGAATTTCGCAAAAGAGTGAAGCGTATAGACGGGTTCGTTCACAATGCGGGAGTTTCGATGCGCGCTTTGGCGTCCGAGGCGGATTTTAAGGTCTTTCGAAACCTAATCGAAACGAACTATTATCCGTTGGTATTACTGTATAAACTTTTGGAAAACGATCTTCGACAAACCGACGGTCATGTCGTTGCAGTCTCTTCCATCCAAGGTAAATTCGCGACACAATATCGTTCCGGTTATGCCGCGAGCAAGCATGCAATCCAAGCTTTCATGGATAGTATCCGGTTGGAAAATGCGGAATCGGGCGTGCATGTGTTAACGGTCTCGCCGGGGTTTGTTAAGACGGATATTTCCGTGAAAGCTCTGTCCGCCGACGGTTCTCCTCACGGCATCATGGATGAAGGGCAAAAAAGAGGGATGGAACCGGATGCGGTTGCGAAAATCGTTTTGAAGGGAATTGAAGCAAGAAAGAGGGATATATTCCCCGCCGGTTTTAAAGAAAAGTTCGGCCTATTTTTGAGTCGCTTCGCTCCCAAAACGCTGGATAAGCTTCTCTTAAAAAGTCGAGTGACTTGA
- a CDS encoding DUF2889 domain-containing protein → MALSQLKQKIRFKDCGFQRRYESRYYWFPEESPPSCLIEASQRDSYHDMTLYMLINLTNMKIIDLDVEEDRVPYETCPHAIKTYSYLIGEEMSYSKIMRKFPEDKTAGCLHINELLQNAAQSFSSAYAFFLKERNFPPELDEYRMYAGTLDAKSRREIGRHWWMKDKGVRNSCFSFSSRHETAELKEQVKPLDSITAMMVKEFRSSRKDRESE, encoded by the coding sequence ATGGCACTTTCGCAACTCAAACAAAAAATCAGATTCAAAGATTGCGGCTTCCAGAGAAGATATGAAAGTAGGTACTACTGGTTTCCCGAGGAAAGTCCCCCCTCCTGCTTAATCGAGGCCAGCCAACGAGACTCCTATCACGACATGACTCTGTATATGTTGATTAATTTAACGAATATGAAGATTATCGATCTTGACGTAGAAGAGGATCGAGTTCCTTACGAAACATGTCCGCATGCGATCAAGACTTATTCGTATCTTATCGGTGAAGAAATGTCTTACAGTAAAATCATGCGCAAATTTCCGGAAGATAAAACCGCAGGCTGCCTGCATATAAACGAGTTATTACAGAACGCGGCGCAAAGTTTTTCTTCCGCCTACGCCTTCTTCTTAAAGGAGCGCAATTTTCCTCCTGAGCTGGATGAGTATCGTATGTATGCCGGCACTCTTGATGCAAAAAGCAGGCGGGAAATCGGAAGGCATTGGTGGATGAAAGATAAAGGAGTTCGAAATTCCTGCTTTAGCTTTTCCTCCCGGCACGAGACCGCGGAACTCAAAGAGCAAGTGAAACCTCTTGACAGCATTACCGCTATGATGGTAAAGGAATTCCGTAGCTCTCGAAAAGATCGAGAATCGGAGTAA
- a CDS encoding M23 family metallopeptidase encodes MRNGILPILLFSLFLRSPLIGEPSEYCDSKNVCYTVEPGIFDGSIFLQAKTLPPDAFFTIYLAVSGSNVSTDPKTPVSIVLHGSERKKAIDLIKIDPTQPITPRVDFVSYFGKLNAVHDDSYVYHLPYEGKSWISVGYNSGNEHRGDAMYSLDFYMPEGTTVLAARDGTIVETEDRFSVGKIDPTLIDKANRIIIAHSDGTVAIYGHLKKEGVLVKPGDRVVAGSKIGFSGNTGYSSGPHLHFEVYRPEENRRKKTFPTLFKTESGEAEYLTEENAYWQMTEPKFPGFPITDLDKLCFSEIAPTAEVNSSCADRVSLKRKFYVTMPIYKNGPYVFEAELFVSGQRKPTLSFSDKIPAGVTSVSWEFPPQTIKGKYSIQIRMNEIDIGTKTFQILP; translated from the coding sequence ATGCGAAACGGAATTCTGCCAATTCTATTATTTTCCTTATTCTTACGGTCTCCGTTAATCGGCGAGCCGAGCGAATATTGCGATTCTAAAAACGTGTGTTACACGGTTGAACCCGGCATTTTTGACGGTTCGATTTTTCTTCAGGCGAAGACACTTCCACCCGATGCGTTTTTTACGATCTATCTAGCGGTTTCAGGATCGAACGTTTCCACAGACCCAAAAACTCCCGTTTCGATCGTACTCCACGGATCGGAACGGAAAAAAGCGATCGATCTAATTAAAATCGACCCGACTCAACCGATAACTCCTAGAGTGGATTTCGTTTCTTATTTCGGAAAACTGAATGCGGTTCACGACGATTCATACGTATATCATTTACCGTATGAAGGAAAATCCTGGATATCCGTCGGATACAATTCCGGAAATGAACATCGCGGAGATGCCATGTATTCTCTGGACTTTTACATGCCGGAAGGAACGACGGTTTTAGCGGCAAGGGACGGAACTATTGTCGAAACGGAAGATCGATTTTCAGTCGGTAAAATTGATCCGACTCTAATCGACAAAGCCAACCGGATTATCATCGCTCACTCGGACGGAACTGTTGCTATTTACGGACATTTAAAAAAAGAGGGAGTACTTGTAAAGCCCGGTGATAGAGTGGTGGCAGGTTCAAAAATCGGCTTCTCGGGAAATACGGGATATTCAAGCGGCCCTCACTTGCATTTCGAAGTATATCGTCCGGAAGAAAATCGACGTAAAAAAACTTTTCCGACTTTATTTAAAACCGAATCGGGAGAAGCCGAATATCTTACGGAAGAAAACGCTTACTGGCAAATGACCGAACCGAAGTTTCCGGGTTTTCCGATCACCGATTTGGATAAGTTATGCTTTAGTGAAATTGCCCCGACTGCTGAAGTAAATTCTTCCTGCGCAGATAGAGTTTCGCTTAAAAGGAAATTCTATGTAACGATGCCCATTTATAAAAACGGACCCTACGTATTCGAAGCGGAACTTTTCGTCTCCGGACAAAGAAAGCCTACTTTATCGTTCAGCGATAAGATACCTGCTGGTGTGACTTCCGTTTCTTGGGAATTTCCTCCCCAAACGATAAAGGGAAAATATTCCATTCAAATTCGAATGAACGAAATCGATATTGGAACTAAGACCTTTCAAATCCTTCCTTGA